The DNA segment ACGATTCCGGTCTGTTTCCGATCCTCTGGGTGGCCCAAGTCGCCGGCGATGGCGACTTGGGCGTGATTGCGGGCAGGGGCGTTACCGATACGATGTCGTCGGTGTATCTGGAAGCCAAGCGTGTGGCGGCGGCCAAGGGCGCCACGATGATGATTGATCGCGTCATCGAGAGTGGCCAATCCATGTGGACGGACGACTATCTGCACGATCCAGTATTGCAATGGCCAGGGATGCAGGCATGGCGCGAGCATGTCACTGCGATTGGCATGACGCAGATTGCGATGAGTCCGATTTACGTGTCCGGACGCCTCTGGGGCGTACTGGTCGCGAACGGTCTGGTTCCGAACGGTACCGGGCAGACGCTGGATTTCAAGCGCCTCCTGCCCCTGCTGGAGCGTGGAGCAGGTACGTTGGGGACCGCCATCGAGCGTTATGCGCGCGAGCATATCCTGCATGAAACCTTGTCTCGGTTGGATCTTGAATCGCGCGCGATCGCCGCTGCGCAGCAGGGGATTTCGATCGCCGACATGCGTCAGCCAGGGCAGCCGCTCATTTTCGTCAATCCAGCCTTTACGCAGATCACGGGTTATACCGCGGCGGAAGTCCTCGGAAACAACGGTCGCTTGCTGCAGAGTAAGGGTACGGATGCGGCCGCGAGACGACGGTTACGGGAGGCGATAACGTCCCGCGAGCCGGTGACAGTGGTGCTGGAAAATCGTCGCAAGGACGGCACGATTTTCTGGAATGAGGTTTCCCTGTCGCCGGTGATCTCAGAAGGTGGGGAGTTGACGCATTACATTGGTCTGCAGAGTGACGTCACCGACCGCGTACGGGAGGAAAGTTACCGTCGGCAGATGACGAGTGTGGTCGAGTGCATGCAGGAAGGCATCGTGCTGACCGACGCGGATCTGCATATTCTGAACGTCAACCCGGCCTTCACGCAGATAACCGGATATGGCCGAGAGGAGGTGCTGGGCCAGACACCCGCGCTACTGCGCTCGGACCGCCACGGGCAAGATTTCTATGATGCGATGGCGCTCGAACTGAGCGAGTCGGGATGTTGGCAGGGCGAGATATGGAATCGCCGCCGCAACGGCGAGGTCTATCCCGAAATACTGAGCATCAGCGCCGTACGCGATAGTCAGGGCGTGATTCGCCATTACGCCGGTGTGTTTACTGACATCACGGGACTCAAGGAGCGCGAGCAGGCTCTGCAGCAGGCCGCCACGTGCGATTTTCTCACCGGGCTGCCGAATCGCTTTGCCCTTGACCAGCACCTGGAGGCCTGTTTGCCACGGGCATTACGCCAGCAGACGCTGCTGGCGATTGGTTTGCTGGATCTGGATGGCTTCAAGGCGATCAACGATACCTACGGCCACGACATCGGTGACATGTTGTTGCGTCAGCTTGCTGCGCGCCTGCGTCAGATATTGCGTAGTTCGGATTTCCTGGCACGCCTGGGCGGCGACGAGTTCGTGCTGCTGATGGAGGACATTCGCCGCTGGTCGGATGTCGAATTGCTGCTTGAACGTGTGGGCGCCGTATTTGACGCCCCATTTCGCGTGGGTGAGCACGAGGTCGATATCGGCGCGAGTTTGGGCCTGACGCTGTATCCGTTGGATGAATCCAGGCCCCGCGATTTGTTGAGGCATGCGGATCATGCCTTATATGCGGCCAAGGGGCGTGATCGCATCCGTAGTCTGTTTTATGCCCTGTACGCCTACAACCCAGAGGCCCACGAAACCGCCGAGCACACGAGCGACCCGACCTCCTTGCCGTCGCCTGCCAAGCGTTTGGCCCCACAGGATCTGGAGGTTTACTACCAACCCGTATTCGATTTGCCGTCGCAAACGATGAACGGCGTTGAGGCGCTGGCAAGGCTACACCACCGAGAGGGCACTTGGGGGCCTGACGATTTTCTGTCCCATTTGACGCCGGTGGACGTCCGACGCACCAGCTTCGTGGTGCTCGATCAGGCGCTTGCCCAGTTGCGGCGCTGGGATGATGAAGGGCTTTCGCTCGACGTTTCGGTCAATTTCGAGCCACTGGATTTACTGTCGCCAAGTACGGCGCTGGCACTGCAGTCGCGCCTGGAGGCCCACGATGTCGATCCGGCGCGGTTGACCATCGAAATTATCGACAGTGGCAAAATTTTTGCCGACCGCGCCATGAAGGAGCGCCTGGAAGCCATAAAGGCCCTGGGTGTCGGGCTCGCGCTCGATGATCTCGGCGGTGTCTACGCCAGTCTCGAGCAACTGCGAGGGCTCCCTTTCGACAGCCTGAAGCTCGATCGTACCTTCGGGATCGGCCTTGACCGGCGCCCCAGCGATCTGCGCTTCCTGCTGAGCCTGATCGATCTGGCGCAAAGCCTTGGGGTTTCGCTCGTGGTGGAGGGTATCGACTCGGCCGAGTCGTTGGCCGCGGTTCAGGCCCTAGGCGTGACCCGTGTGCAAGGCTATTTCCTCGCCCCGCCGATGGCCGGCGAAGGGGTGCCGCGTCTGCGTACAGAAGCTTCCGCTGTGCAGGCTTCCGATCCGCTGATCCCGGCCTATGCGGGACACCTGATCTGGGTGCGAGGCTTGCGTAGCCGGTTGCAGGGGGCCGTCGACGGATGGATGGCGAGCGATGAATCGCCAATGCGATCCGTCGCCGCGCGCTTGCCGGGTTTATGCGGTTTGCTGGATCGTTATCCCCCGTTACTCGCCGATACCGCGGCCTCGACGTTGCCTCCGGAGGCCGCGGTATTGCTGATCGATACCGTCGAGCGCGAGATCATGCACACACTGGACAAGTTGTACGAGCCCGTGGCAGCAGGGTGATCTCGGCGGGATTCCGGCGTGCGCTCAGGTGGCGTATCCTGCCTGCCCCAATCGAACGATCACAACACCTTGTGAACAAGCCCCTTGCTCCAGATGCCACCTCTTCTCCCAATAGCCAGGGGATCAGTCCCGCACTGGTATTGGCCATGGCCATCGCCACCGGCGTTACCGTTGCCAATATCTATTACGCACAGCCGCTGCTCGATACCTTGGCCAAGGCCTTCGATGTACCGATTCACACCGCCGGACTCATCGTCACCGTCACCCAACTGGGTTATGCCGCTGGACTGATGTTCCTTGTGCCTCTCGGAGATATGATCGAGCGCCGCCGCCTGGTGGTGACGGTCACACTGCTGACCAGCGTGGCGCTCGTCGGCGCGGCGCTGGCTCCTAGCATTGAGCTGTTTTTCGCCGCCTCGCTGGCGATCGGCGTCACTTCCGTGGTGGTACAGATCCTCGTGCCCTTTGCCGCGCATCTCGCCGCCGACCATGCGCGCGGACGCGTGGTGGGCCGAGTGATGAGTGGTTTGTTGCTCGGCATCCTGCTGGCGCGCACGGTGTCCGGTCTGATGTCGGATGCCTTCGGTTGGCGCAGCATGTTTTGGCTTGCGGCTGGCGTGATGTTGATTCAGGCCGCAGTGCTCGCGCGCGTGCTGCCCCGCGATCCTGGCAAGGCACAGGTTTCCTATCCGGCCTTGCTGCGCTCGGTGCTACATCTGTTGCGCGACGAGCCGGTGTTGCGCCGACGCATCGTGTACGGTTTTTGCGTATTCGCCAGCTTCAGCGCCTTATGGACCGCCTTGCCCTTTTTGCTTGCGGCACCGCCCTTCGGGTACAGCCTCGCGCGCATTGGCGCCTTCGGCCTGCTTGGTGTGGCCGGTGCGATGGCGGCCTCGTTCGCTGGGCATTTGCATGATCGCGGCTATGCCCGTGTCGCGACCGGTGGTTTCATCGCGCTGGTCATGCTGGCCTTCGCGCTAATGGGGCTGTTTCCGCACGCACTGGCGGCGCTGGTGGTCGGTATCGTGGTGCTGGATCTTGGCGTGCAGGGCACCCAGATTCTGAACCAGAGCGCGATCTATCAGCTCAGCCCAGAGGCGCGCAGCCGCCTGACTACGGCCTACATGACCTGCTATTTCGCGGGTGGCGCAGCCGGTTCCGCGGGCGCGGCCTATGCTTATAGTCTCGCGGGTTGGGTCGGCGTATCTTGGATCGGCGCCACGCCGCCATTGCTGGCGTTACTCTACTGGCTGACGGAACGTCGCCAGTGAGATGTCTATTCAAATAGCAGTTTAACCGGAGTGACCCATGAGCCTGCAACTCTGGCTGATCTATGCCACGACGGTGTTCGTCCTGAGCATGATTCCCGGCCCGTGCATGCTGCTCGCGGCGACCCATGGTATGCATCATGGCGTGCGCCGTACCCTAGCCACGACCTTCGGCGCGATATCCGCGCTGATCCTGATGATGCTGGCCTCGGCCGTTGGCTTGGGTGCGTTGCTCGCGACCTCTGAGCCGGCCTTCGTGGCCATCAAGTGGGCGGGCGCCGCCTATCTGGTCTACCTTGGCATCAAGACTTGGAGAACGGTCGGTGAGTCTGTCGGGCTGAAACAGCCTGGGATGGGCGCGCCGCATCGGTCGCTCTGGCAGCTCTACCGGCAAGGTTTTTGGGTGGCCGCGAGCAATCCCAAAGCCATTGTCTTCTTCGGCGCGTTGTTTCCCCAGTTCATCGATCCTGCACGCCCGCAATTCATGCAGTACGCGATCCTCTGTGGCACCTTCGTAACCTTCGAGAGCGCCTGGCAAATGGCCTATGCCTTCGGCGGCACGCATTTGGCCGCGTGGTTCGGCAAGGCGGGCCGTGGCACACTCTTCAATCGGCTGAGCGGTGGCCTGTTCGTGGGGCTCGGGGTATTGCTCTCGACGGTACATCGAACCTGAATATTTCGGGCGATGTCCTGAGCGGTGTGCCCGGTATTCAACTCGGGGCTTCGACCCAGACCGCGTGGATGTTGACGAATTCGCGGATGCCGTAGATCGACAGCTCACGCCCATAGCCAGAATGGCGAATGCCGCCGAAGGGCATGCGCGGGTCCGACTTCGACATACTGTTGACGAAGGCGGCGCCGGACTCGATTTCGTGCGCTGCGATGCGCTCGCCACGTGCGAGGTCTCGCGTCCACACCGAGCCGGAGAGCCCGAATTCGGTGGCGTTGGCCACGCGGATCGCCTCAGCTTCGTCGGGTACCCGGATCAGCGTGGCGACCGGGCCGAACAATTCTTCCGACCATGCGGCCATGCCGGCTTCAACGCCCGCCAGCACGGTGGGCGGGTAAAATGCGCCGGGCCCTGTGGGCACCTCGCCACCAGCCAGGATGCGCGCGCCGGCGCGCGCGGTGCGTTGCACCTGATCGGCCAACTCATCACGCAGATCGACGCGCGCCTGCGGGCCGACCTGGGTTGCCGCGTCCATCGGATCGCCCATGCGCAGCCGGTGAACCGCTTCGACGAAACGTCGCTCGAAGTCGTCGTAGACCGCGTCGACCACGATGAAGCGCTTGGCTGCGATGCAGCTTTGGCCGCTGTTCTGGAAGCGCGCCGTGATGCCGGCCTCCACCGCGCGGTCCAGATCAGCGTCCTCGAGCACGATGAAGGGATCGGAGCCGCCGAGTTCCAGCACGCATTTTTTCAGCGCGCGACCAGCTTCCGCTGCCACCGCGCGTCCGGCACGCACACTGGAGGTGATGCTGACCGCGGCGATGCGCGGGTCGTGAATCGCTGCGGTGGTCTCGGGGATGTCGATCAACAAGCTGCGGAATAGGTGTTCAGGGAAGCCGGCCTCGCGGAACAGCGTCTCGATCGCCAGGCTGGAGCCGAACACATTGGGTGCGTGCTTGAGTACTGCGCCGTTGCCCGCCATCAGCGTCGGTGCGGCGAAGCGCAGGACCTGCCAAAACGGATAGTTCCACGGCATGATGGCCAGCACCACGCCCATCGGACGGAAATTGACGAAGCTGCGATGAGCCTCGGTCTCGACCGTTTCGGGTGTCAGGAAGGCCTCGGCATGGTCGGCGTAGAAGCGGCAGACCCAGGCGCATTTTTCGATCTCGGCGATGCCTTGCGCATGGAGCTTGCCCATCTCGTGGCTCATCAATGCGGCGTATTCGGCCTTGCCGGCGAGTAGCTGGTCGGACAGCGCATGCATTCGCTGTGCGCGTGCCGCGAAGGACATCTTGGCCCAGGTGCGCTGGGCTTCGACGCAGCGGTTGAGGGCATCGTCGACCTGCACCCCGGTCATGGCCGCGTAGGTCGCGACCGTTTCTCCGGTCGCGGGGTTAATGCTGGGAAATGACATGGAAACTCCTCGGTTTGCGGTCCGCCTCAGATGAGGCAGGTCTTCGCAGTCAGTTCATCGGTCAGCACGCGCGCGTTTTCGCTGTAGTCCACGGGCACCTCGATTAGCTGTACGCCGCCGAGCGCGAAGCAGCGTTCGATCAGCGGTGCCAATGCGTTGCCATCGGTGACGCGATGGCCGCCAGCGCCGTAGCTCTCGGCGTAACGCACGAAGTCCGGGTTGCCGAATTGCAGCCCCCAGTCGGCATGCCCGGAGACGGCTTGTTTCCAGCGGATCATGCCGAATGCATCGTCACGCAGCACTAGTATCACGAGATCGATGCCGAGTCTAACGGCGGTTTCGAGTTCCTGGCTGTTCATCATGAAGCCGCCGTCGCCGCAGACCGAGAGCACGCGCGTGTCCGGGTTAAGCAAGGCCGCCAGGATGGCGGAGGGCAGCCCGGCACCCATGGTGGCCAGCGCATTGTCCAGCAGTAGTCCATTGGGGTGATCGGTCAGGTAATTCCGTGCGAACCAGATTTTGTACATGCCATTGTCGAGCGTGACGATGCCGTCCTCGGGGATGGCGCGGCGTACGTCGGCGACGATGCGCTGTGGCGCGAGCGGGAAGCGCGAGTCGTCGTTGAGATCGCTGATATGCGCGAGGACCTCTTCGCGCATGCGCATAAAATAGTTGAAGTCGTGATGGGGAGAGGGTTCGATACGCTCGGCCAAATGCTCGAAGGTGGCGGCGATGTCGCCGATCAGTTCAAGCTGGGGAAAGTACACCTCGTCGACGACCGCGCTGCTGAAGTTGACGTGGATTGCGCGGGCGCCGTTGGGGATCATCAGGAACGGCGGTTTCTCCACCACATCATGCCCGACGTTGATCACCAGGTCGGCGCGGTCGATGGCGCAGTGGACGTAGTCGCCGGCGGAGAGTGCGGCGGTTCCGATATAGCGTGGGTGGGATTCGCCGATGATGCCTTTGCCGAGCTGCGTGTTGAAGTATGGAATGCCGGTTTTGTCGACGAAGCTGCGCAAGGGCTCGATGATGCGCTTGCGGTTGGCGCCCGCACCGATCAGCAATAGCGGGCGGCATGCCGTCGCGATCATCTCCACGGCCCAGTCCAGCGCCTGCGGATCGGGCGCTGGCCGACGCGGGATAGCGATATCGAAGAGGTGGGCTTCGGGCACGATCTCGCCCGCAACATCCTCCGGCAGCTCTAGGAGGACCGCGCCGGGGCGTTCCTCCTGCGCTACGCGGAAGGCCTCGCGCACCAGTGCGGGAATGGTGTGTGCGGACACGATCTGGCGTGCCGATTTGGTGATCGGCCGCATCATCTCCACCACATCGATAATTTGAAACCGCCCCTGCTTGCTCTTCTTGATGGGTTTTTGGCCGGTGATCATCAACATCGGCATCGCGCCGAGCTGACCGTAGGCAGCGGCGGTGACCAGATTAGTCGCACCGGGGCCAAGCGTTGCCAGGCAGACGCCCGGTCGTCCGGTCAGCCGGCCATAAGTGGCGGCCATGAAGCCGGCTGCCTGCTCGTGGCGGGTGAGTATTAAGCGAATGGATGATTGTCTAAGGGCTTCCAGCAGGTCCAGGTTTTCTTCTCCGGGAACACCGAATACGTATTCGACGCCTTCATGTTCGAGCGCGCGGACGAGCAGTTCGGCGGCCTTGATTTCATGATATTGCTGCATCGTGTACCCCGTGGTCTGGCAGGTTATGAAGGTTTGCCTGTGAGTCGTGCGTATGCCTAGGCTTGGTTTTGTTGAGGCGGGGGGTGACGCTCGGCCAAGGATACGGGCATAAGTGCGCCGCCAACGAGCAAGCAGTGGCGTCGCTCCAGCGCGAGTGGATGGGCCACGCCGCAACTGTGGGCGATCATCTCCAGTCCGTGGCGCATCTCGGCGACGTAATTGGCTACGCGCACGGCCTTTTCCCGCGGATTGAGGCCGCGTTGCAGGCGTTCGTTGTGGGTTGTGATGCCGGTGGGGCAGGTGTTGCGGTTGCAACGCAGCGCTTGGATGCAGCCGAGGGCGAACATGAAGCCGCGTGCGCTGACGACGAAATCGGCTCCGGCACAGAAGGCCCATGCCATTTCGACCGGCGTGACGAGCTTGCCCGAGGCGATGACCCGTACGCGTTCGCGCAAGCCATGCCGCGCAAGTGCGTCGACTACGGCTGGCAGGGCGAGGCGGATGGGCAGGCCCATAGCGTCGATCAAGGCGAGAGGGGCCGCTCCGGAACCACCCTCGGCCCCGTCCACCGTGATGAAATCGGGGGCTGCGTCCGGGCCGCGCGCACGGATCTCAATACAGAGCTCGTTCAGCCAGGCCGGGTCGCCGACGACGCACTTGACGCCGGTTGGTTTGCCGGTGATCCCGCGCACGCGGCCAATGAAATCGAGCAATTCACCCGTCGTGCCGACTTCGGGGTGTCGATTGGGGGAAATCGAGTCGGTATCCGGCGAAATACCGCGGATGCGCGCAATTTCCTCGGTCACCTTGGCTGCTGGCAGAATGCCGCCCTTGCCCGGTTTGGCGCCCTGGCTGAGTTTGATTTCGATCATGCGTACTTGTTCGTGGGCCGCGACCTCGCGCAGGCGTGCTTCGTTCAGTGTGCCGTCTGGTTCACGCACGCCGTATTTGGCCGTGCCGATCTGGAACACGATGTCGCAGCCGCCTTCCAGGTGGTACGGCGACAGGCCGCCTTCACCCGTGTTCAGCCAACAACCCGCTAGCGCTGCGCCGCGCGAAAGGGCGCGTACCGCGGGGGTGGAGATAGCGCCATAGCTCATGCCGGAGATGTTGATCAGCGAAACGGCTGTGTAGGGTTGTGGACAGTTCGGGCCGATGACCCTCGGTGGTGCGGGGTGGGCGTCGTGTTCCTGCACCGGAAAGGGGGCATTGACGAACAATAGGGTGCCGTTCTGCAGCAATGGCTGTGTCGAGCCGAAGGCGACGGTGTTGTTGCCGCCCTGGGCGGAGCGATAGACCCATTCGCGTTCGGTGCGGTTGAAGGGCAGTTCCTCGCGATCCAGGGCGAAGAAGTACTGCCGGAAAAATTCGCCGAGCTTGGTGAAGATCGTGCGAAAGCGGCCGAGAACGGGGAAGTTGTGGCGAACCGCATTGGTCGTCTGCGAGAGGTCGATTACGAATAACGCGACGATGACGAGGGCGGCGAGGCCGACGACCAGGATGAAGGTGGTGGCTAGAATGTCGGGCGTGCGCCGAATGATGTCGATAAGTGGATCCAAGGCGCCGGTCCTCGCTGTGGGGGCGGGGATGCCGATCGGCCAGGAGGCCGGATCACCATCCAATCGACTGATGCATGAATCAGTCTTGTCGATTAGAGGGTGGGGTCTGCTTTTGGTTCGTTCGCATCGTCTCGGTTTTGCGCGAACATGAGTTCGTGGGGGGCAGTGGGCGGCTGAAATAGTAGCCCTGGTACTGATCGCAGTGCTGTTCACGGAGAAAGTCGAGCTGCTGTCGAGTTTCGACACCCTCCGCCACCACGCGGATTTTGAGGCTGTGTGCCATGGCAATAATCGCCTTGACCAGTGCTTCGTCATCGTGGTCGTTGACCAGATCGCGCACGAAGGATTGGTCGATTTTGAGCTTGTCCACCGGGAACCGTTTGAGATAGCTGAGGCTGGAATAGCCGGTGCCGAAATCGTCCAGCGAGAACTCGACGCCCATGTCTTTGAGGCTTTGCAGCATGCGGATGGATGAGTCCAGGTTTTCCATGATCACGCTTTCGGTGATCTCCATGCCGAGGCGTTGCGGGTCGATGCCGGTGCGCTCGATGATGTGTGTGAAACGCTTGACCAGATCACCCTGCCGGAACTGCCGCGGCGAGAGGTTGACGACGACACGGCCGGAGAACTGCTTGGTCTTGTCCCATTCGCGGATCTGGCGGCAGGCGGTTTCGAGCACCCATTCGCCGATCGGCAGGATCAGGGACGAGTCTTCGGCGACCGGGATGAAGCGTGCCGGCGAGACCACACCCATGACCGGGTGGGTCCAGCGCAGCAGCGCCTCGACGGCCATGATTTCCCCGCTGGCCAGCGATACGATGGGTTGATAGTGCAGCGATAGTTCGTTGCGTTCGAGCGCTCGCCGCAGATTGTTTTCCAGCATCAGTCGGTCGGCGGCCTTGGCGTCCATTTCCGGCGAGTAAAAGCGGTAGTTGTTCCGTCCGGAGGCCTTGGCCTGATACATCGCGGTGTCGCTATTCTTGAGCAGGGCGGTGACGTTGTGTCCGTCCTCCGGGTAGATCGCGATGCCGAGGCTGGCGCCGCTGTGTAATTCGTGGCCTTCGATGGTGTAGGGCTCGGTCAAGGTGTTGATGATCTTTTGTACCGCCGTGGCGGCATCGTCCGGATGCTCGATGCGCGAGAGGATCACGATGAATTCATCGCCGCCCTGACGCGCGACCGTATCTTCTTCGCGCAGACAACCTTTTAGACGGATGGCCACGGAGCGCAGCAGGGTGTCGCCGAGGGTGTGACCCAGCGAGTCGTTGATGGTTTTGAAGTCGTTGAGATCAATGTAGATCACCGCGAAGCGCTCGCGGCGTCGATGATTGGCGTGTATCGCGTGTTTGATACGATCTTCGAGCAGGGTGCGGTTTGGCAGATCGGTCAGCGGATCGTGCGAGGCGATGTGCAGGATGCGTGCCTCGGTTTCCTTTCGCCGGGTGATGTCTTGCAGGGCGAGGATGAATTTGTGACGCCCGGCGAGCACCATGTCGCTGATACGGGCCTCGACGGGCAGTTCCTGTCCATTGCGGCGGATGGCTGTGAGTTCGAAGCTGCTGGGTGGCGTGCCCAGGTCGCGACGGGCGACGTGGTGCTCGATGCGTTCACGGTACTCGGGATGGTTGCCCGGGTTGATGAGATCGAGCATGTTGCCGCCGAGCAGTCCGCCGGGCGGGTAACCAAACAATCGCTCGGCTACCGGGTTGAGGGATTCGATGGTGCCATCCTCGGCGAGGGTGATGAGGCCTTCGTCGATGTTGTCGAGTATGGTGCGCGTCCTCGTTTCGCTATCGCGCAACCGTTCGCTGGCATGGCGCGCTTCACGCTCCGAAATGGCCAGCTTGCGAACCAGCGGATTGACCAGCCAGTAAAGCATCAATAGTCCGGCGGCGAGGAAGAACAGCAGCATGTAGCTGACCTCGCGCACCTGTTCGTAGATGGGGGCATACAGCTCGTCGGTGTCGACCTTGAGGACCATGCCCAGGCCTAGTTGGCCTAGCGGAGCATAGGCCGCGACGACCTCGCGGCCGCGGTAGTCTCGGGTCGTGGTGAGCCCGGTTTCACCCTCGAAGGCATAGGCCATGGGGAGTCTGCGACCATTTTGCACGAGAGGGACGTCGAGATAGACCCGGCGACTCAGTGCCGCAGGGAAGCATTGCATACCGCTATTGGCATTGCCGCAGACGACCAGTTCGCCGGTCTTGCCGAGGGTTTGGGTGTCGCGCAACATCCGGGTCAGTTCGGGCAGCCTCGATTCGGTCAGCACGTAGCCGACCAGCCGATGTCGGGCATCCAGCATGGGGCGTTCCTGGGAGAGGACGAAGCCGGAATCGCTCCACATCAGGTGTACTGCGGTATCCAGTCGTAGCGGCACGGTCAGTTCCGGGTGCACGGCGGCAATGCCGGCGGCGGCGGCCGTGTGCCGGTCGGGCATGCTGAACCGTATCAGCGAGAAGCCGGTGGGCAGCAGAGTGTCGGCGGCGAGCTGCAGTGACTTGATGGCCTTGAAGTCATCGGGGTTTGCGTCCAGTTGCTTGAGCTGCGCGATGATGAAAGGCCGCGTGGCAACCAATTGATTGGCATCGAGCCTTTGCTGAATTTTGGCGTCGAACAGGTGGGTGCGGCTTTCAAGAGACAGTAGCAGGCTGCGATTGACGATGCGTTCCGCTTGGTGCTCCATGACCAGGAAAATGGAGAGGCTGGCCACCAGCGTCAGGGTGACGAGAATCAGGCCTGCAATAATACTGATGCGACGTTCACGCCGTTTACGGGTGTGCATCCAGGGGGCGCGCCTCTTGTGGTCGGTCAGCCTACAATTCTGATTGCTCTTATGAATTGACTATAGCACGCGCTGGAAA comes from the Acidihalobacter yilgarnensis genome and includes:
- a CDS encoding bifunctional diguanylate cyclase/phosphodiesterase, which translates into the protein MNGPPGELAQLIQGLEPMLMTANDEASLLRGVLEAMSMHPGIDGGWIGHPGHDGQFRIDCAVGAMVSDFLALAALRMDDGPMGSGPAGLAWRSGQTSIVTDWATDARAEPWRALPPGWGSSVTLPLQGEMGTQGVLVLYSRRADTFTPTQEMFLTHFGQMLGLALSRCRTQASAQAYACLLDAIVRTHEGIDPDADEAAIADRFVGILYDSGLFPILWVAQVAGDGDLGVIAGRGVTDTMSSVYLEAKRVAAAKGATMMIDRVIESGQSMWTDDYLHDPVLQWPGMQAWREHVTAIGMTQIAMSPIYVSGRLWGVLVANGLVPNGTGQTLDFKRLLPLLERGAGTLGTAIERYAREHILHETLSRLDLESRAIAAAQQGISIADMRQPGQPLIFVNPAFTQITGYTAAEVLGNNGRLLQSKGTDAAARRRLREAITSREPVTVVLENRRKDGTIFWNEVSLSPVISEGGELTHYIGLQSDVTDRVREESYRRQMTSVVECMQEGIVLTDADLHILNVNPAFTQITGYGREEVLGQTPALLRSDRHGQDFYDAMALELSESGCWQGEIWNRRRNGEVYPEILSISAVRDSQGVIRHYAGVFTDITGLKEREQALQQAATCDFLTGLPNRFALDQHLEACLPRALRQQTLLAIGLLDLDGFKAINDTYGHDIGDMLLRQLAARLRQILRSSDFLARLGGDEFVLLMEDIRRWSDVELLLERVGAVFDAPFRVGEHEVDIGASLGLTLYPLDESRPRDLLRHADHALYAAKGRDRIRSLFYALYAYNPEAHETAEHTSDPTSLPSPAKRLAPQDLEVYYQPVFDLPSQTMNGVEALARLHHREGTWGPDDFLSHLTPVDVRRTSFVVLDQALAQLRRWDDEGLSLDVSVNFEPLDLLSPSTALALQSRLEAHDVDPARLTIEIIDSGKIFADRAMKERLEAIKALGVGLALDDLGGVYASLEQLRGLPFDSLKLDRTFGIGLDRRPSDLRFLLSLIDLAQSLGVSLVVEGIDSAESLAAVQALGVTRVQGYFLAPPMAGEGVPRLRTEASAVQASDPLIPAYAGHLIWVRGLRSRLQGAVDGWMASDESPMRSVAARLPGLCGLLDRYPPLLADTAASTLPPEAAVLLIDTVEREIMHTLDKLYEPVAAG
- a CDS encoding NAD-dependent succinate-semialdehyde dehydrogenase codes for the protein MSFPSINPATGETVATYAAMTGVQVDDALNRCVEAQRTWAKMSFAARAQRMHALSDQLLAGKAEYAALMSHEMGKLHAQGIAEIEKCAWVCRFYADHAEAFLTPETVETEAHRSFVNFRPMGVVLAIMPWNYPFWQVLRFAAPTLMAGNGAVLKHAPNVFGSSLAIETLFREAGFPEHLFRSLLIDIPETTAAIHDPRIAAVSITSSVRAGRAVAAEAGRALKKCVLELGGSDPFIVLEDADLDRAVEAGITARFQNSGQSCIAAKRFIVVDAVYDDFERRFVEAVHRLRMGDPMDAATQVGPQARVDLRDELADQVQRTARAGARILAGGEVPTGPGAFYPPTVLAGVEAGMAAWSEELFGPVATLIRVPDEAEAIRVANATEFGLSGSVWTRDLARGERIAAHEIESGAAFVNSMSKSDPRMPFGGIRHSGYGRELSIYGIREFVNIHAVWVEAPS
- a CDS encoding acetolactate synthase large subunit — protein: MQQYHEIKAAELLVRALEHEGVEYVFGVPGEENLDLLEALRQSSIRLILTRHEQAAGFMAATYGRLTGRPGVCLATLGPGATNLVTAAAYGQLGAMPMLMITGQKPIKKSKQGRFQIIDVVEMMRPITKSARQIVSAHTIPALVREAFRVAQEERPGAVLLELPEDVAGEIVPEAHLFDIAIPRRPAPDPQALDWAVEMIATACRPLLLIGAGANRKRIIEPLRSFVDKTGIPYFNTQLGKGIIGESHPRYIGTAALSAGDYVHCAIDRADLVINVGHDVVEKPPFLMIPNGARAIHVNFSSAVVDEVYFPQLELIGDIAATFEHLAERIEPSPHHDFNYFMRMREEVLAHISDLNDDSRFPLAPQRIVADVRRAIPEDGIVTLDNGMYKIWFARNYLTDHPNGLLLDNALATMGAGLPSAILAALLNPDTRVLSVCGDGGFMMNSQELETAVRLGIDLVILVLRDDAFGMIRWKQAVSGHADWGLQFGNPDFVRYAESYGAGGHRVTDGNALAPLIERCFALGGVQLIEVPVDYSENARVLTDELTAKTCLI
- a CDS encoding LysE family translocator, which translates into the protein MSLQLWLIYATTVFVLSMIPGPCMLLAATHGMHHGVRRTLATTFGAISALILMMLASAVGLGALLATSEPAFVAIKWAGAAYLVYLGIKTWRTVGESVGLKQPGMGAPHRSLWQLYRQGFWVAASNPKAIVFFGALFPQFIDPARPQFMQYAILCGTFVTFESAWQMAYAFGGTHLAAWFGKAGRGTLFNRLSGGLFVGLGVLLSTVHRT
- a CDS encoding MFS transporter is translated as MNKPLAPDATSSPNSQGISPALVLAMAIATGVTVANIYYAQPLLDTLAKAFDVPIHTAGLIVTVTQLGYAAGLMFLVPLGDMIERRRLVVTVTLLTSVALVGAALAPSIELFFAASLAIGVTSVVVQILVPFAAHLAADHARGRVVGRVMSGLLLGILLARTVSGLMSDAFGWRSMFWLAAGVMLIQAAVLARVLPRDPGKAQVSYPALLRSVLHLLRDEPVLRRRIVYGFCVFASFSALWTALPFLLAAPPFGYSLARIGAFGLLGVAGAMAASFAGHLHDRGYARVATGGFIALVMLAFALMGLFPHALAALVVGIVVLDLGVQGTQILNQSAIYQLSPEARSRLTTAYMTCYFAGGAAGSAGAAYAYSLAGWVGVSWIGATPPLLALLYWLTERRQ
- a CDS encoding FMN-binding glutamate synthase family protein; amino-acid sequence: MDPLIDIIRRTPDILATTFILVVGLAALVIVALFVIDLSQTTNAVRHNFPVLGRFRTIFTKLGEFFRQYFFALDREELPFNRTEREWVYRSAQGGNNTVAFGSTQPLLQNGTLLFVNAPFPVQEHDAHPAPPRVIGPNCPQPYTAVSLINISGMSYGAISTPAVRALSRGAALAGCWLNTGEGGLSPYHLEGGCDIVFQIGTAKYGVREPDGTLNEARLREVAAHEQVRMIEIKLSQGAKPGKGGILPAAKVTEEIARIRGISPDTDSISPNRHPEVGTTGELLDFIGRVRGITGKPTGVKCVVGDPAWLNELCIEIRARGPDAAPDFITVDGAEGGSGAAPLALIDAMGLPIRLALPAVVDALARHGLRERVRVIASGKLVTPVEMAWAFCAGADFVVSARGFMFALGCIQALRCNRNTCPTGITTHNERLQRGLNPREKAVRVANYVAEMRHGLEMIAHSCGVAHPLALERRHCLLVGGALMPVSLAERHPPPQQNQA